The proteins below come from a single Chryseobacterium bernardetii genomic window:
- a CDS encoding SRPBCC family protein: METLSYETIIDAPLQKVWDILWRPETYSQWTQYFGAGSSVMKSDWKVDGKTYFLNEKGDGMVSTIDSLDEPNQIVFKHLGMIENGVEDTQSKEVMEWSGCFEKYFLTDFGGKTKLHTEVQVDKEWKDHMDTGFTKGLMLVKSLAEGVNLSSV; the protein is encoded by the coding sequence ATGGAAACCTTATCATACGAAACAATAATTGATGCTCCTTTACAGAAAGTATGGGACATTCTTTGGAGACCAGAAACGTATAGCCAGTGGACACAATATTTTGGTGCCGGCTCTTCGGTCATGAAATCCGACTGGAAGGTAGACGGCAAAACCTATTTCCTTAATGAAAAAGGTGATGGAATGGTTTCTACCATAGACAGTCTGGATGAGCCTAATCAAATTGTTTTTAAACATTTGGGGATGATAGAAAACGGAGTAGAAGATACCCAAAGCAAAGAAGTTATGGAATGGAGCGGATGCTTTGAAAAATATTTTCTGACTGACTTTGGCGGAAAGACAAAGCTTCATACCGAAGTTCAGGTAGACAAAGAATGGAAGGATCATATGGATACAGGATTTACAAAAGGACTGATGTTGGTAAAAAGTCTGGCAGAAGGCGTTAATCTCAGTTCGGTGTAG
- a CDS encoding SRPBCC family protein, whose protein sequence is MEQLSYQIQINAEPEKVWSVLWSDITYRQWTTAFTEGSFYEGTLEENNIVKFLDPKNNGMYSRVEKVIPNEEIKFLHLGEIYEGIEVAKEWGDATEAYFLEENDEGTLLKTVINTPEEFKSFFEEKFPKAMNIVKHLSENQL, encoded by the coding sequence ATGGAACAGTTATCATATCAAATACAAATTAATGCAGAACCTGAAAAAGTGTGGAGTGTTCTTTGGAGTGATATTACTTACAGGCAATGGACTACCGCTTTTACAGAAGGTTCCTTTTATGAAGGTACATTGGAAGAAAATAATATCGTCAAATTCCTGGATCCCAAAAATAACGGGATGTATAGCAGGGTTGAAAAAGTAATACCCAATGAGGAAATAAAATTTCTGCATTTAGGAGAAATTTATGAAGGGATTGAAGTTGCCAAGGAATGGGGAGATGCCACGGAAGCTTACTTTCTGGAAGAAAATGATGAAGGAACATTATTAAAAACAGTTATCAATACTCCTGAAGAGTTTAAATCTTTTTTTGAAGAAAAATTTCCAAAAGCAATGAATATCGTTAAGCATCTTTCTGAAAATCAGCTTTAA
- a CDS encoding SDR family oxidoreductase yields MKTQNKSQSKSKVPKEGLYPEIIRDDYQGSRKLLDKKAVISGGDSGIGQAVAVHFAREGADVAIIYKESDNDARETRKLVEKEGRTCLLIKGDLTRKTFRNKCTDKVKEAWGSIDILVNNAGIHTSKNSLEKISDEQIQETFQTNIISMISFTRNFLPLIGKGGRIICTTSVTAYRGSNHLIDYAATKGAILSFIRSLADNLAEKEILVNGVAPGPIWTPLVKEAFDDLPTFGKDTPLKRAGQPSEVAPAYVFLASKDASFITGEVIHINGGDFVGG; encoded by the coding sequence ATGAAAACACAGAACAAATCACAATCTAAGTCTAAAGTACCCAAAGAAGGCCTGTATCCCGAGATTATCAGGGATGATTATCAGGGAAGTCGGAAATTATTGGATAAAAAAGCGGTCATTTCCGGCGGAGACAGTGGAATAGGGCAGGCAGTAGCTGTTCATTTCGCAAGAGAGGGAGCTGATGTTGCCATTATCTACAAAGAAAGTGACAACGATGCCAGGGAAACCCGGAAGCTGGTAGAAAAAGAAGGAAGAACATGTCTTTTGATTAAAGGTGATCTTACCCGAAAAACTTTCCGTAACAAATGTACGGATAAGGTTAAAGAAGCATGGGGAAGTATTGATATTCTTGTTAATAATGCAGGAATTCACACCTCAAAAAACAGTCTCGAAAAAATCTCTGATGAACAGATTCAGGAGACATTTCAGACCAACATTATTTCCATGATTTCTTTTACCCGGAATTTTCTTCCATTGATAGGAAAAGGAGGGAGAATCATCTGCACAACTTCTGTCACCGCCTATCGTGGAAGCAATCACCTGATTGATTACGCCGCCACAAAAGGAGCCATTTTATCTTTTATCCGTTCATTGGCAGATAATCTTGCTGAAAAAGAAATTCTGGTAAATGGCGTAGCTCCCGGACCTATATGGACTCCCCTTGTAAAGGAAGCTTTTGATGATCTTCCGACATTCGGGAAAGATACCCCTTTAAAACGGGCCGGACAGCCATCAGAAGTAGCCCCAGCCTATGTTTTTCTGGCCTCTAAAGATGCAAGCTTCATCACGGGGGAAGTAATTCATATCAATGGCGGAGATTTTGTTGGAGGCTAG
- a CDS encoding VOC family protein, giving the protein MNNDIFPCLWYDGDARHSAEFYCKVFDGEITADTPVVMNIDLFGQRLMLLNGGPQFKKNPSISFMVICDTEDEVQKYWDQLVEDGIALMELGSYSWSKKYGWVQDKFGVTWQLFLGEKGQDQKIVPTLMFIHENNGKAKEAMELYTQTFPNSSIGNILKYGDGSEGHPIPEPAENVQHAHFIIDRYSLFCMDNSYDHQFDFNEGISLVVMTDDQQQTDTYWNALTSNGGRESMCGWLKDKYGLSWQIVPKKLIQLMNDPNQEKAYKVVQAMMKMQKIIIQDLEDAYNS; this is encoded by the coding sequence ATGAATAACGATATTTTCCCATGTCTCTGGTATGACGGAGACGCCAGACATTCAGCAGAGTTCTACTGTAAAGTTTTTGACGGCGAAATTACAGCAGACACTCCGGTGGTAATGAACATTGATCTGTTCGGGCAGAGATTAATGCTGCTTAACGGTGGCCCTCAGTTTAAAAAGAATCCTTCCATTTCGTTCATGGTGATCTGTGATACGGAAGATGAAGTCCAGAAATATTGGGATCAGTTAGTGGAGGATGGTATAGCTCTCATGGAGCTTGGCTCTTATTCTTGGAGTAAAAAATATGGCTGGGTTCAGGATAAGTTTGGAGTAACCTGGCAGCTGTTTTTAGGGGAAAAAGGTCAGGATCAGAAAATAGTCCCTACTTTAATGTTTATTCATGAAAATAATGGAAAAGCTAAAGAAGCCATGGAGCTTTATACCCAAACATTCCCTAATTCAAGCATTGGAAATATTCTGAAATATGGTGATGGAAGTGAAGGGCATCCTATCCCGGAGCCGGCAGAAAATGTTCAGCACGCTCATTTTATAATTGATAGGTATTCTTTATTCTGTATGGATAATTCTTACGATCATCAGTTTGATTTTAATGAAGGAATCTCATTGGTTGTGATGACAGATGACCAGCAACAAACTGATACTTACTGGAATGCACTTACTTCAAACGGAGGAAGAGAAAGTATGTGTGGCTGGCTGAAAGACAAATACGGCTTAAGCTGGCAGATTGTTCCTAAAAAATTGATTCAGCTGATGAATGATCCCAACCAGGAAAAAGCTTATAAAGTGGTACAGGCGATGATGAAGATGCAGAAGATTATTATTCAGGATTTAGAAGACGCGTATAACTCTTAA
- a CDS encoding DNA-directed RNA polymerase subunit alpha C-terminal domain-containing protein, translating to MSKSLNSIYAVSYDSEEDFLLGIIAVPARKSLKKEKIDSLEKLSDYSEKEILQLHGFGKNTLMKLKDYMKEHQMCFREA from the coding sequence ATGTCAAAGAGTTTGAATTCCATATATGCTGTCAGTTATGATTCTGAAGAAGATTTCCTTTTGGGAATAATTGCGGTACCTGCAAGAAAATCCTTGAAAAAGGAAAAGATAGATTCTTTGGAAAAACTGTCAGATTATTCTGAAAAGGAGATCTTACAATTACATGGCTTCGGAAAAAATACATTAATGAAGCTGAAAGATTATATGAAAGAGCATCAGATGTGTTTTAGGGAAGCATAA
- a CDS encoding SRPBCC family protein, which produces MDPIKIDITILAPVEKVWNYFNEPKHITKWNFAHESWHCPSSENDLKVGGKFKNKMEAKDKSFAFDFEGVYDEVIPHELIKYHMEDGRKVEVIFDKIDENTTKVIEIFDPEKQNSVEMQRDGWYAILNNFHKYVENH; this is translated from the coding sequence ATGGATCCAATAAAAATAGACATTACCATTTTAGCACCGGTAGAAAAAGTATGGAATTACTTCAATGAGCCCAAACATATTACCAAATGGAATTTTGCCCATGAAAGCTGGCATTGCCCCAGTTCTGAAAACGATCTGAAGGTAGGAGGAAAGTTCAAAAACAAAATGGAAGCAAAAGATAAAAGCTTTGCATTTGATTTTGAAGGAGTATATGATGAAGTAATTCCTCATGAGCTTATAAAATATCACATGGAAGACGGCCGCAAAGTAGAAGTGATCTTTGATAAGATTGATGAGAACACTACAAAAGTGATTGAAATTTTCGATCCGGAAAAACAAAATTCAGTGGAAATGCAGAGAGATGGCTGGTATGCTATTCTCAATAATTTCCATAAGTATGTTGAGAATCATTAA
- a CDS encoding VOC family protein yields the protein MAKLNPYLNFDGKAEEAFNFYKSVFGGEFAGEIHKMGNAPGTENLSEEEKNRVMHIALPIGKDLLMASDIVPSFGQKLNVGNNNYVSIFPDSREEADRLFKGLSEGGNIEMPIEDQFWGDYFGSFQDKYGVHWMINYNEEYGK from the coding sequence ATGGCAAAATTAAATCCGTACCTAAATTTTGATGGAAAAGCTGAAGAAGCTTTCAACTTTTACAAATCTGTCTTTGGAGGTGAATTCGCAGGTGAAATTCATAAAATGGGAAATGCTCCCGGTACTGAAAATCTTTCCGAAGAAGAAAAAAACAGAGTTATGCATATTGCATTGCCAATCGGAAAAGACCTTTTAATGGCTTCTGATATTGTTCCCAGCTTTGGGCAGAAGCTAAATGTAGGAAACAATAACTATGTTTCTATTTTCCCGGATTCAAGAGAAGAAGCAGATAGACTATTCAAGGGGCTTTCTGAAGGCGGAAACATAGAAATGCCGATTGAAGATCAGTTTTGGGGTGACTATTTTGGAAGTTTCCAGGATAAATATGGTGTTCATTGGATGATTAATTATAATGAAGAATACGGGAAATAA
- a CDS encoding alpha/beta fold hydrolase produces MMNPIEKGYKHVNGIQLYYEIYGSGKPLVLIHGGGSSILYDFKEVIARLEGKFQLIGIDLQNHGRSEHRDIPETFEQDADDVAALLTALNIHKASFWGFSNGGSTVMQIAHRHPGIVEKLVVASAFYKREGMMDGFFEMMEEATFESMPEPFKINFLNLNPDFSKLENLFDKDSKRMQTFVDWDDEVLSSIESPTLFISGDKDVMKPEHTVAMWRLVEGSQLMILPATHGVYMMPDFDGSLNENLVNFTIKEVETFLNK; encoded by the coding sequence ATGATGAATCCAATAGAAAAAGGATATAAACACGTTAATGGAATTCAGTTGTATTATGAAATCTACGGTTCCGGAAAACCTCTGGTTTTAATTCATGGAGGCGGGTCTTCTATTTTATATGATTTCAAAGAGGTTATTGCAAGATTAGAAGGCAAATTTCAGCTTATTGGAATAGATCTTCAGAATCATGGACGAAGTGAACACCGTGATATTCCTGAAACATTTGAACAGGATGCAGACGATGTGGCTGCGCTTTTAACTGCACTGAACATTCATAAGGCTTCATTCTGGGGGTTCAGTAATGGCGGAAGTACTGTAATGCAGATAGCACACCGCCATCCGGGAATTGTAGAAAAACTGGTGGTTGCCTCAGCATTTTATAAAAGAGAAGGAATGATGGACGGCTTTTTCGAAATGATGGAAGAGGCCACCTTTGAATCTATGCCTGAACCTTTTAAAATCAATTTTTTAAACCTTAATCCGGACTTTTCTAAACTGGAGAACCTTTTCGATAAAGACAGTAAAAGAATGCAGACCTTTGTAGACTGGGATGATGAAGTGTTAAGTTCTATAGAATCACCAACCCTTTTCATCAGTGGAGATAAGGATGTAATGAAACCGGAACATACTGTTGCCATGTGGCGGTTGGTAGAAGGTTCACAATTAATGATTCTTCCTGCAACCCATGGAGTGTATATGATGCCTGACTTTGACGGCAGCCTTAACGAAAACTTAGTCAACTTTACAATAAAGGAAGTAGAGACATTCTTAAATAAATAA
- a CDS encoding DinB family protein: MDTPKSKKIEIIIPAYRMHTQSFVNVLDGISEEDALKRIENKTNHIVWMAGNFVNMRYGLGAVLGLMEQDPYNELFFQGKALDESYKYPTLADLKKNFHDISAKVYQKLLEVTDEELDEIFEIGMNIPFIKETKLNFIGMCIGREDYLSGQIGLMRRILDYPGMKYDVDENLTY, translated from the coding sequence ATGGACACACCAAAATCAAAAAAAATAGAGATCATTATCCCGGCTTACCGGATGCATACCCAAAGCTTTGTAAATGTGTTGGATGGTATTTCGGAAGAAGATGCATTGAAAAGAATTGAAAACAAAACCAACCATATAGTTTGGATGGCAGGAAACTTCGTGAATATGCGCTATGGTTTGGGAGCGGTATTAGGACTTATGGAGCAGGACCCATATAATGAACTGTTCTTTCAGGGGAAAGCATTGGATGAAAGTTATAAATATCCAACACTAGCAGATTTGAAGAAAAATTTCCACGATATTTCTGCCAAAGTATATCAGAAATTGTTGGAAGTAACAGATGAAGAACTGGATGAGATCTTTGAAATCGGGATGAATATTCCTTTCATTAAAGAAACCAAACTCAACTTTATAGGAATGTGTATTGGCCGTGAAGACTACCTCAGTGGGCAAATTGGTCTGATGCGAAGAATTTTAGACTATCCGGGAATGAAATATGACGTAGATGAAAACCTTACCTACTAA
- a CDS encoding VOC family protein, whose product MKINQIYVNLPVKDVQKTRAFWTTLGFTINEQFSDEKAVCVVMKEDHIYTMFLKEEFFQTFTNRPFAKGDTTQVLLAVGVDSREEVDWIVKTAIENGGSKYSEPMDHGWMYQNAFSDINGHQWEIMYADVSKIPTE is encoded by the coding sequence ATGAAAATCAATCAGATTTATGTCAATTTACCTGTAAAAGATGTACAAAAGACCAGAGCATTCTGGACAACGCTTGGTTTTACCATTAACGAGCAGTTTTCGGATGAGAAAGCAGTGTGTGTGGTGATGAAAGAAGATCATATCTATACCATGTTTCTGAAAGAAGAATTTTTTCAAACCTTTACCAACAGACCTTTTGCCAAAGGTGATACTACACAGGTGCTTCTTGCTGTTGGTGTTGACAGCCGTGAAGAAGTAGACTGGATTGTAAAAACTGCCATAGAGAATGGAGGATCCAAATACAGTGAACCTATGGATCACGGATGGATGTATCAAAATGCTTTTTCTGATATCAATGGCCATCAGTGGGAAATAATGTATGCGGATGTTTCTAAAATCCCTACAGAATAA